The sequence below is a genomic window from Cerasicoccus sp. TK19100.
TTTTCTTGGCAGCTGCGTTTTTCAGCCAGGGCCAGGCTAGCCAGAGATGGGCAATAATCAGGCCGACGAAAATAAGGCCGAAAATCGCGTGGAGTTCGATCAGGTCATGTTTCGATAGCCCGAATACGCTCAGGCTACGCCCTTCCGGGCCGTGAGGCATACGCCAGTAGAGTAATGCACCCGTGCCACTGAGGAAACAGATCATTAACCAGAGGCTAAGGTTGAGAACGCGGCGAATAGGTAATTTTATCGATTTCATCATGGCGCATAAAACGCCGTGAATTCTTCAATGTGTCACTCGCAGGCGATTTATTAGTGGTCGCCATTGTGTTTATTAGCGGACCACGAGTCCTGACTGAATCACCACAAAACGAAGACGCCGAAAATAACAACGATCAGGAGTAAGGCGACGATCTTTAACACGAGGTCCTTGGCGGATTTGGGTCGCACGGTGCCGAATTCACGCTCCGCGAACTCGTCGTAATCAAAGGTGTCATCTTCGGGTAGCTCGAGTCCGTCGTAAGCCGACTCTCCCGAGTGCAGTCCCGTGCGCTCATCGGCACCGCACTCGGGGCAGGCGAGGGCGTTGGCTTTGACCGTGGCACCGCAGATGCCGCATTCGAACGTATGGCTCATTGCAGCATATTATCCACGGCACGCGAATGGGCTCAACCATGATTTCTCGAAGTGGTTAGTTACGGTTTTTCCGCTTTTTGTCTTTGCGTGCGTTGCAGATTCGATATCGGTGGGACATGGCGACAGATTCTGAAGGACCCGGTTTGAGGCGTTGGGCACCGCATTTGATTGCCCTGATTTTTGTGGCTGCGTTATTGGGCGGTGGATATTGGGGCTGGCAGCGCTACTCTTTGTTTATGGCGGAGCGCGCCATTGCCGAACGTAACTACCGGGATGCGGTTAAGCAC
It includes:
- a CDS encoding DUF4405 domain-containing protein, translated to MMKSIKLPIRRVLNLSLWLMICFLSGTGALLYWRMPHGPEGRSLSVFGLSKHDLIELHAIFGLIFVGLIIAHLWLAWPWLKNAAAKKKLWPIFSGIIAGLALAGGIALAPLQTNANGANESSEQSDCEADAVAGHNNRNGNRSGLGPMRWQETHE